One part of the Granulicella arctica genome encodes these proteins:
- a CDS encoding glycosyltransferase family 87 protein produces MNKTRWLVILVWSAVLFSTGEFIFRGIVRHDSGALNDFAAPYVATRMWLHGDNPYDSAEFFKVWGRAGGPNEADAPADTSGISGSHAVYPPPSLPLMTPMAVFSWKTANRLLIGLTVVLYLAAVWMMLTWMEGGWNGLKKPLFLAYALGLAPIHSVLHTSNIAGLSGSLLLIGTFALLNKGKSLYKSKRLWGPVSVAAAVCIKVTMGAVLVPYLLRMREWRTLRIVVCLVALVGIVSLAPIIHDRAAWISDYKSNVAVVFTHGGAADVSGENHARFDLLNLQLPFYALLHSRELSSLAVGVVVILLLGGWVFAPDDRGGSLRERHLLLIAGLAVIGLLAFYQRYYSGVLLLVPMLWAMQHPGRASNRWTIAICCCFLGNTEAFLRQCSWFARLSQQHPALVDTVIGPHLCWLLLILAVILVSQLYVKDSGRPIEKMGA; encoded by the coding sequence TTGAACAAAACCAGGTGGCTTGTGATTCTTGTTTGGAGTGCCGTTCTGTTCAGCACGGGGGAGTTCATCTTTCGGGGCATCGTGCGCCATGACAGCGGGGCCCTTAATGATTTTGCGGCTCCCTATGTAGCGACGCGCATGTGGTTGCATGGAGACAATCCATACGACAGCGCGGAGTTTTTTAAGGTGTGGGGTCGTGCCGGAGGGCCGAATGAGGCGGATGCTCCGGCAGATACCTCCGGTATTTCGGGTAGTCATGCTGTTTACCCACCGCCTAGCCTCCCTCTTATGACGCCTATGGCAGTTTTCTCCTGGAAGACTGCGAACAGGCTATTGATCGGCCTTACGGTGGTTCTTTACCTGGCGGCCGTGTGGATGATGCTCACGTGGATGGAAGGTGGCTGGAACGGCCTGAAGAAGCCTCTCTTCCTGGCTTACGCGTTGGGATTGGCGCCGATACACAGCGTGCTTCATACCAGCAACATCGCGGGGTTATCCGGGAGCCTTTTACTGATCGGTACATTTGCCCTGCTCAACAAAGGCAAGAGTCTCTATAAGAGCAAGAGACTGTGGGGACCTGTTTCGGTTGCAGCGGCGGTCTGCATCAAGGTCACGATGGGAGCTGTCCTTGTTCCCTATCTCTTGCGAATGCGCGAGTGGCGAACTTTGCGGATTGTTGTTTGTCTCGTTGCGTTGGTGGGGATCGTTTCTCTCGCTCCAATTATTCACGACCGCGCTGCATGGATCTCTGACTATAAGAGTAATGTTGCCGTTGTATTTACCCACGGAGGCGCGGCGGATGTCTCCGGTGAGAACCATGCACGGTTCGATCTTCTCAATCTTCAACTTCCTTTCTATGCTCTGCTCCATAGCCGGGAGCTGTCATCGCTGGCGGTTGGAGTTGTTGTCATCCTCTTGCTGGGTGGGTGGGTTTTCGCCCCGGACGATAGAGGAGGAAGTCTTCGGGAGCGACATCTTCTTCTGATTGCCGGACTCGCGGTCATAGGGCTTCTGGCCTTCTATCAGCGCTATTATTCAGGCGTTCTGTTGCTGGTTCCCATGTTGTGGGCGATGCAGCATCCTGGGCGAGCCAGTAATCGCTGGACGATTGCTATCTGTTGTTGTTTTTTAGGCAACACGGAGGCATTCCTCCGCCAATGCAGTTGGTTTGCACGTCTCAGCCAGCAGCATCCGGCTTTGGTCGACACGGTGATCGGACCGCATCTCTGCTGGCTGCTGCTGATTCTCGCGGTTATCCTGGTGAGCCAACTTTATGTCAAAGACAGCGGACGGCCGATAGAGAAGATGGGAGCTTAG
- the galU gene encoding UTP--glucose-1-phosphate uridylyltransferase GalU yields MTLQKIRKAVFPAAGMGTRFLPATKATPKEMLCLVDKPLIQYGVEEAVAAGCTEIIIVTGRGKTTMEDHFDKSAELEASLAAKNKTALLEIARSVSKLAKISYVRQPEALGLGHAVLMAKELVGNEPFAVLLPDDIVDATVPCMKQMVEAFYETQSSILGSEVVEGPAISAYGCLDCTPDPKNPRLLAVKNMVEKPKFEDAPSPNAIIGRYILTPRIFEMIETITPGAGGELQLTDAIKALLQYEKVYGFIYEGKRHDAGDKLGFLKATVEFALKHPQLGTDFRAWLKTFPV; encoded by the coding sequence ATGACATTACAGAAAATCCGCAAAGCCGTCTTCCCAGCCGCAGGCATGGGCACCCGTTTTCTCCCGGCCACCAAAGCGACCCCCAAGGAGATGCTTTGTCTCGTCGATAAGCCCCTCATCCAGTACGGAGTAGAAGAGGCCGTCGCCGCAGGCTGCACCGAGATCATCATCGTCACCGGTCGTGGCAAGACCACCATGGAAGACCACTTCGACAAGTCAGCCGAGCTCGAAGCCTCCCTCGCAGCCAAGAACAAGACCGCCCTCCTCGAGATCGCCCGCTCCGTCTCGAAGCTCGCCAAGATCAGCTACGTCCGCCAGCCTGAAGCCCTCGGCCTCGGCCACGCCGTCCTCATGGCCAAAGAGCTCGTCGGCAACGAGCCCTTCGCCGTCCTGCTCCCCGACGACATCGTCGACGCCACAGTCCCCTGCATGAAGCAGATGGTCGAGGCATTCTACGAGACCCAATCCAGCATCCTCGGCTCCGAGGTCGTCGAAGGCCCAGCCATCTCCGCCTACGGCTGCCTCGACTGCACCCCCGACCCCAAAAACCCGCGCCTGCTCGCCGTCAAAAACATGGTCGAGAAACCCAAATTCGAGGACGCCCCCTCGCCCAACGCCATCATCGGCCGCTACATCCTCACCCCGCGCATCTTCGAGATGATCGAGACCATCACCCCCGGCGCAGGCGGCGAGCTCCAGCTCACCGACGCCATCAAAGCCCTGCTCCAGTACGAAAAGGTCTACGGCTTCATCTACGAAGGCAAGCGCCACGACGCCGGCGACAAGCTCGGCTTCCTCAAAGCCACCGTCGAGTTCGCCCTCAAACACCCGCAGCTCGGCACCGACTTCCGCGCCTGGCTCAAAACATTCCCCGTCTAA
- a CDS encoding ferritin-like domain-containing protein yields the protein MATKTPQAKPALTRKKLIDLLNEDLSREFQAIIAYVNYSQVLKGAAYMNIADELAVHAAEELAHAIILANQIDYLGGMPTTVPKPVKTSEKAEDMLRFDLDNENETIRNYRRRVKQCDELGEFATAEQIRQILLQEQDHQIALATALGIDVPNVGIAD from the coding sequence ATGGCCACCAAAACGCCTCAAGCAAAACCCGCCCTCACTCGCAAGAAATTGATCGATCTCCTCAACGAAGATCTCTCACGCGAGTTCCAGGCGATCATCGCCTACGTCAACTACTCCCAGGTCCTCAAGGGAGCAGCCTACATGAACATAGCCGACGAGCTGGCCGTCCACGCCGCCGAGGAGCTCGCACACGCCATCATCCTCGCCAACCAGATCGACTACCTCGGCGGCATGCCCACCACCGTTCCCAAACCAGTCAAGACCTCAGAAAAGGCCGAGGACATGCTTCGTTTTGACCTTGACAACGAGAACGAGACTATCCGAAACTACCGGCGTCGCGTAAAGCAGTGCGATGAGCTCGGCGAATTCGCCACCGCCGAGCAGATCCGCCAGATCCTCCTCCAGGAGCAGGATCACCAGATCGCTCTCGCAACGGCGCTTGGTATCGACGTGCCTAACGTGGGCATAGCCGACTGA
- the arr gene encoding NAD(+)--rifampin ADP-ribosyltransferase codes for MSSADSVFRRQFFHGTRADLQHGDLIAVGYASNYGERKALSWVYCTGTLDAAIWGAELAVGSGPERIYIVETTGPTEDDPNLTDKKFPGNPTLSYRSRDPLRVVGEVTKWQGHSPDQIRQMRGGLERLKKGGAEIID; via the coding sequence ATGTCGTCAGCGGATAGTGTGTTTCGTCGACAATTTTTCCATGGCACGCGCGCGGATCTTCAGCACGGCGATCTGATCGCAGTTGGCTACGCATCCAACTATGGCGAAAGGAAAGCTTTGTCCTGGGTGTATTGCACGGGCACGCTCGACGCCGCCATATGGGGCGCCGAGCTGGCCGTTGGGAGTGGGCCGGAAAGGATTTATATCGTGGAGACAACTGGGCCAACCGAGGATGACCCCAACCTGACGGACAAGAAGTTTCCTGGCAATCCAACACTGTCATACCGCTCCCGCGATCCACTTCGCGTGGTTGGAGAGGTCACGAAATGGCAGGGGCATTCACCCGATCAGATTCGACAAATGAGGGGAGGTCTTGAGCGTCTGAAAAAGGGAGGCGCCGAAATTATTGACTAA
- a CDS encoding class I SAM-dependent methyltransferase: MPSLQQQFGPIDIYLFDQLLRGNIAPGMRILDAGCGYGRNLVYLLREGYELFGVDANPAAIEEVHRLIAALAPSLPKANFRHQAIEAMSFPDAFADVVLLSAVLHFSRDDAHFEAILRSAWRTLRPGGLFFCRLASTIGMEQQHIAGRRFLSPDGAERYLVDEALLLALTRDLGGQLIDPLKTTVVQNQRCMTTWVVRKNR, translated from the coding sequence ATGCCCTCTCTCCAGCAACAGTTCGGCCCCATCGACATCTACCTCTTCGACCAGCTCCTCCGCGGCAACATCGCCCCCGGCATGCGCATCCTCGACGCCGGTTGCGGCTACGGACGCAACCTCGTCTACCTGCTCCGCGAAGGCTACGAGCTCTTCGGCGTCGACGCCAACCCCGCAGCCATCGAAGAGGTCCACCGCCTCATCGCCGCCCTCGCGCCATCCCTCCCCAAAGCAAACTTCCGCCACCAAGCCATCGAAGCCATGTCCTTCCCCGACGCCTTCGCCGACGTCGTTCTCCTCAGCGCCGTGCTCCATTTCTCCCGCGATGACGCCCACTTCGAAGCCATCCTCCGCAGCGCATGGAGAACCCTGCGCCCCGGCGGCCTCTTCTTCTGCCGCCTCGCCTCCACCATCGGCATGGAGCAGCAACACATCGCAGGCCGCCGCTTCCTCTCACCCGACGGAGCCGAGCGCTACCTCGTCGACGAAGCCCTCCTGCTCGCCCTCACCCGCGACCTCGGCGGCCAGCTCATCGACCCGCTCAAAACCACCGTCGTCCAGAACCAGCGCTGCATGACCACCTGGGTCGTCCGCAAGAACCGCTAG
- a CDS encoding ABC transporter ATP-binding protein: protein MDTTHLHENPLLEISNLSIAFGAHPAVQDISLRIAPGETLGLVGESGSGKSATSLALLRLLPPTAHVTGSIRFAGEDLLALPEAQMRRHRGRSIAMIFQEPMTALNPVMRIGNQIAEALQVHHPELSRKTIRTRVLDSLHEVALPNPEQRLNDYPHQFSGGQRQRLLIAMALIHRPRLLIADEPTTALDVTVQAQILKLLKDLRNTHNLAMLFISHDLAVVFQACDQPADHVAVMQHGRLVEHAPARDLFLHPQHPYTRKLLASVPTMQTNRDQPLAVLS, encoded by the coding sequence GTGGACACCACCCATTTGCACGAAAACCCGCTGCTCGAAATCTCGAACCTCTCCATCGCCTTCGGCGCTCACCCCGCCGTGCAGGACATCTCCCTCCGCATCGCCCCCGGCGAAACCCTCGGCCTCGTCGGCGAGTCCGGCTCCGGCAAGTCCGCCACCTCCCTCGCTCTCCTGCGCCTGCTGCCACCCACCGCACACGTCACCGGTAGCATCCGCTTTGCCGGAGAAGACCTCCTCGCCCTCCCCGAAGCCCAGATGCGCCGCCACCGCGGCCGCAGCATCGCCATGATCTTTCAGGAGCCCATGACCGCCCTCAACCCCGTCATGCGCATCGGCAACCAGATCGCCGAAGCCCTCCAGGTCCACCACCCCGAGCTCTCCCGCAAGACCATCCGCACCCGCGTCCTCGACTCCCTCCACGAGGTCGCCCTCCCCAACCCCGAGCAGCGCCTCAACGACTACCCCCACCAGTTCTCCGGAGGCCAGCGCCAGCGCCTCCTCATCGCCATGGCCCTCATCCACCGCCCCCGACTCCTCATCGCCGACGAGCCCACCACCGCCCTCGACGTCACCGTCCAGGCTCAGATCCTCAAGCTCCTCAAAGACCTCCGCAACACCCACAACCTCGCCATGCTCTTCATCTCGCACGACCTCGCCGTCGTCTTCCAGGCCTGCGACCAGCCCGCCGACCACGTAGCCGTCATGCAACACGGCCGCCTCGTCGAACACGCTCCCGCCCGCGACCTCTTCCTCCACCCCCAACACCCCTACACCCGCAAACTCCTCGCCTCCGTTCCCACCATGCAAACCAACCGCGACCAACCCCTCGCGGTCCTCAGCTAG
- a CDS encoding serine hydrolase, producing MMVVYKGKVVFEYGDVARATSVASVRKSVLDMLYAAELKNLKDNLNYATVVELGLQDKVPFVHPEELANFEQLLASRSGIYIANGNGDQDALTPKRGSEYPGTHFFYNNWDFNALGTAFEKLTHKDIYDALRDDLAIPIGMQDFDRARQKKAVDPAQAHDGYPMWLSTRDMARLGVLMISHGNWGGKQLADGDFLSWSTNVVTPFADINPTSLHQIGLPTRWGYGRLWWVWDGAVYPGNTFVGPYQGAYSAMGSGGQFITVFPMMDLVVVHKVDIDANYAANMSALGYDSALDMVLDARCGTDCN from the coding sequence ATGATGGTGGTTTACAAGGGTAAGGTCGTTTTTGAGTATGGCGATGTTGCCCGTGCTACCAGCGTGGCTTCGGTTCGCAAGAGTGTGCTGGACATGCTCTATGCTGCCGAACTCAAGAACCTCAAAGACAACCTGAACTATGCCACTGTCGTGGAGCTCGGGCTGCAGGACAAGGTGCCCTTCGTTCATCCGGAGGAGCTGGCGAACTTCGAGCAACTGCTCGCCTCGCGCTCCGGCATCTATATTGCCAACGGCAATGGAGATCAGGATGCTCTTACCCCGAAACGCGGATCGGAGTATCCCGGGACTCATTTCTTCTATAACAATTGGGACTTCAATGCGCTTGGGACGGCCTTTGAGAAGCTGACGCACAAAGACATTTACGATGCGTTGCGCGATGATCTGGCTATCCCGATTGGTATGCAGGACTTTGATCGCGCCCGGCAGAAGAAGGCGGTGGACCCGGCGCAGGCTCACGACGGGTATCCGATGTGGCTCTCCACACGCGATATGGCGCGGCTCGGTGTGTTGATGATTTCGCATGGCAACTGGGGTGGGAAGCAGCTTGCGGACGGGGACTTTTTATCGTGGAGCACAAATGTGGTCACGCCGTTTGCTGATATCAACCCCACCAGCTTGCATCAAATCGGACTACCAACCCGCTGGGGATATGGCCGGCTTTGGTGGGTATGGGATGGAGCTGTCTATCCTGGCAATACCTTTGTGGGTCCGTATCAGGGTGCGTATTCTGCGATGGGTAGCGGCGGTCAGTTTATTACTGTGTTTCCGATGATGGATCTTGTCGTTGTCCACAAGGTTGATATTGACGCCAATTATGCAGCGAATATGTCGGCTCTCGGCTATGATTCGGCGCTTGATATGGTGCTTGATGCCCGATGCGGTACTGATTGTAATTAG
- a CDS encoding nuclear transport factor 2 family protein codes for MTTLTITKTAAPEWLLAFWKEIDDKTFGKGFDCFAEDATCRLGVAEWNGREEIRESLRAFIDTGFTAHHDVTEYWDGGSIKIFRGIVTMKPDDSSKSIVKPVMTHFFYMDEKDPSQVRSWIGSVGPVQF; via the coding sequence ATGACAACTCTAACCATCACAAAAACCGCTGCACCGGAATGGCTCCTGGCCTTTTGGAAAGAGATCGATGACAAGACCTTCGGCAAAGGTTTCGACTGTTTTGCAGAAGACGCAACCTGTCGCCTCGGTGTCGCCGAATGGAACGGCCGCGAGGAGATCCGCGAGAGCCTGCGTGCCTTCATCGATACAGGCTTCACCGCACATCACGACGTTACGGAATACTGGGACGGCGGGTCGATCAAGATATTCCGCGGCATCGTCACCATGAAACCGGACGACAGCAGCAAATCAATCGTCAAGCCGGTCATGACTCACTTTTTCTACATGGACGAAAAGGATCCGTCCCAGGTTCGCAGTTGGATTGGATCGGTCGGACCTGTCCAGTTCTAA
- a CDS encoding helix-turn-helix domain-containing protein — translation MNPSNQTTTQTEHELGSLLRYWRQQRGRSQLHLSLDTGISQRHISFVESGRSVPSRDLLLNLAKTLDVPLREQNALLLASGYAPVYLESNWDAPEMKIVSKVVDRMLAQHEPHPALMMDRYWNIWKTNQAAPRFFGSFVDLSLRQKPRNLLHLLFDPDGMRPFVEDWEDIASGLLQRVHREAVGHVTDKKTTELLDDLKKYPGVKELRNGRKSQTPVLPITFVKGRERFSYFSMVTTIGLPQDITAQEFRIECMYPVEHDDEHT, via the coding sequence ATGAACCCGTCAAACCAGACAACAACACAGACAGAGCATGAACTCGGCAGCCTGCTACGGTATTGGAGACAGCAGCGGGGCAGAAGCCAGCTCCATCTATCCCTCGATACCGGCATCTCTCAACGCCACATCAGCTTCGTAGAGAGCGGCCGCAGTGTTCCCAGCAGGGATTTGCTGCTCAATCTTGCAAAGACATTGGACGTTCCTCTCCGTGAGCAAAATGCTCTCCTGCTGGCATCCGGATATGCCCCGGTCTACCTCGAAAGTAACTGGGACGCACCGGAGATGAAGATCGTCTCAAAGGTCGTCGATCGCATGCTGGCGCAGCATGAACCACATCCCGCCCTCATGATGGATCGCTACTGGAACATCTGGAAGACGAACCAGGCTGCACCGCGTTTCTTCGGTTCTTTCGTAGATCTGTCGCTTCGGCAAAAACCGCGAAATCTCCTTCATCTCCTGTTCGATCCGGATGGAATGCGGCCATTCGTCGAAGACTGGGAAGACATCGCATCCGGACTCTTGCAGCGCGTGCATCGCGAGGCGGTAGGCCATGTCACGGACAAAAAAACCACCGAGCTTCTGGACGACCTGAAAAAATACCCCGGAGTGAAGGAACTCCGCAACGGTCGAAAGAGTCAAACCCCGGTGTTGCCGATCACCTTCGTGAAAGGCCGTGAACGATTCTCCTACTTTTCGATGGTCACGACGATCGGCTTACCGCAAGACATTACTGCGCAGGAATTTCGGATCGAGTGTATGTATCCCGTAGAGCATGACGACGAACACACCTAG
- a CDS encoding metallophosphoesterase family protein, which produces MRALILSDIHGNLEALHAVLDAAGAYDELWNLGDMVGYGASPNQVLDLLRPIATLNVRGNHDRVCCGLTPSTGFNPVARAAAQWTQTELTPDHLEWLRNVPQGPLYPLQQDVTCVHGSPLNEDQYILNMRDAWAPLQQMTTAITFFGHTHVQGGFAQKEHDWREFHPRFHTRNEPNTWTLPLLPGLRHLINPGSVGQPRDCDWRAAFAIYDTDTPEGPAIIFHRVPYDLTTAQGRILMAGLPERLAARLREGR; this is translated from the coding sequence ATGCGCGCCCTCATCCTCTCCGACATCCACGGCAACCTCGAAGCCCTCCACGCCGTCCTCGACGCCGCAGGCGCATACGACGAGCTCTGGAACCTCGGCGACATGGTCGGCTACGGAGCCAGCCCCAACCAGGTCCTCGACCTCCTCCGCCCCATCGCCACCCTCAACGTCCGCGGCAACCACGACCGCGTCTGCTGCGGCCTCACCCCCTCCACCGGCTTCAACCCCGTCGCCCGCGCCGCCGCCCAGTGGACCCAAACCGAGCTCACCCCCGACCACCTCGAGTGGCTCCGCAACGTCCCCCAGGGCCCCCTGTACCCACTCCAGCAGGACGTCACCTGCGTCCACGGCTCCCCCCTCAACGAGGACCAATACATCCTCAACATGCGCGACGCCTGGGCCCCGCTCCAGCAGATGACCACCGCCATCACCTTCTTCGGCCACACCCACGTCCAGGGCGGCTTCGCCCAAAAAGAGCACGACTGGCGCGAGTTCCACCCCCGCTTCCACACCCGCAACGAGCCCAACACCTGGACCCTGCCGCTCCTCCCCGGCCTCCGCCACCTCATCAACCCCGGCTCCGTCGGCCAGCCCCGCGACTGCGACTGGCGCGCCGCCTTCGCCATCTACGACACCGACACCCCGGAAGGACCGGCAATCATCTTCCACCGCGTCCCCTACGACCTCACCACCGCCCAGGGCCGCATCCTCATGGCCGGCCTCCCCGAACGCCTCGCCGCCCGCCTACGCGAAGGCCGCTAA
- a CDS encoding ABC-F family ATP-binding cassette domain-containing protein produces the protein MLQLSAAGKRFGQKLLFEDANWLITPDERTGLVGGNGTGKSTLLKVLAGVESLDYGALTRVKGMTLGYLPQDGLALRGKTVFDECLSVFDHLHAMEREAEEITHTLSTADPKSKEYKAAAERYSDIADQLHVHDIYTLDSQVGAVLGGLGFSKEDWLRKTEEFSGGWQMRIALAKLLLQKPSLLLLDEPTNHLDLESRNWLENYLHDYPNAFILISHDRYFLDVTVNKTVELWNKRMHTYHGNYEKYVTQKEERKTQLLSAYKNQRDRIEALEAFINRFRAQATKAKQVQSRIKELEKIERIEVPEEEATIHFTIPQPPASGRTVIEVNHLFKSYPTPDGGVKKILEDVSFQIDRGDRIALVGANGAGKSTLIRMLSQLEEPTSGEIKMGHNVLADYFAQDQYKVLDGTAKMLDDISGIAPKVPQTELRSLLGCFMFSGDDVFKPLGVLSGGERNRYAMAKMLVSPANMLLLDEPTNHLDLRAKDVLLDAIRNFSGTVLFVSHDRYFIDGLATRVFEVEDRRVHIYPGNYEDYLWRKQGGPEKVTESITNSTVSVTVPVTYTAPVMVVAEKAPVKRLNPIKLKQLEERLGFVEGEIPRMESLIAAAEESLGRFVSAEDSQRLAAELEGLREGRAKLLVEWEELAVALEEQEAAV, from the coding sequence ATGCTTCAGCTTTCTGCTGCCGGAAAACGTTTCGGCCAAAAACTCCTCTTTGAAGATGCGAACTGGCTCATTACTCCGGATGAGCGCACCGGCCTTGTGGGCGGAAACGGTACGGGAAAGTCCACGCTGCTGAAGGTGCTGGCTGGCGTGGAGTCGCTGGATTATGGCGCGCTGACGCGGGTGAAGGGGATGACGCTCGGGTACCTTCCGCAGGATGGGTTGGCGCTGCGGGGCAAAACGGTATTCGACGAGTGCTTGTCGGTATTCGACCATCTGCATGCGATGGAGCGCGAGGCGGAGGAGATTACGCATACGCTTTCGACCGCCGATCCGAAGTCGAAGGAGTACAAGGCGGCGGCGGAGCGGTACTCGGATATCGCCGACCAGTTGCATGTGCACGATATCTATACGCTGGACTCGCAGGTGGGTGCGGTGCTGGGTGGGCTGGGGTTCAGCAAGGAAGACTGGTTGCGGAAGACGGAGGAGTTTTCCGGCGGCTGGCAGATGCGGATTGCGCTAGCGAAGCTGCTGTTGCAGAAGCCTTCGCTGCTGTTGCTCGATGAGCCGACGAACCATCTGGATCTGGAGTCGCGGAACTGGCTGGAGAACTATCTGCATGACTATCCGAATGCGTTTATTTTGATCTCGCATGACCGGTATTTTCTGGACGTCACCGTGAACAAGACAGTGGAGCTGTGGAACAAGCGGATGCATACGTACCACGGCAACTATGAGAAGTATGTGACACAGAAGGAAGAGCGCAAGACGCAGTTGTTGAGTGCGTATAAGAATCAGCGCGACCGGATTGAGGCGCTGGAGGCGTTCATCAACCGGTTTCGGGCGCAGGCCACGAAGGCGAAGCAGGTGCAGAGCCGGATCAAGGAGCTGGAGAAGATCGAGCGGATTGAGGTGCCGGAGGAGGAGGCGACGATCCACTTTACGATTCCGCAGCCGCCAGCGAGTGGACGGACGGTGATCGAGGTGAACCATCTTTTCAAGAGCTATCCGACTCCGGATGGTGGCGTGAAGAAGATTCTCGAGGATGTGAGTTTTCAGATTGACCGCGGGGACCGGATTGCTCTGGTGGGGGCGAACGGCGCGGGTAAATCGACGCTGATTCGGATGCTGTCGCAGCTGGAGGAGCCGACGAGCGGCGAGATCAAGATGGGGCACAATGTGCTGGCGGACTACTTCGCGCAGGACCAGTACAAGGTGCTGGACGGCACGGCGAAGATGCTGGACGACATCAGCGGGATTGCGCCGAAGGTGCCGCAGACGGAGCTGCGGAGTCTGCTGGGATGCTTCATGTTCTCGGGCGACGATGTGTTCAAGCCGCTGGGGGTGTTGTCAGGCGGAGAGCGGAACCGGTATGCGATGGCGAAGATGCTGGTGTCGCCGGCGAACATGCTGCTGCTGGACGAGCCGACGAACCACCTGGATCTGCGAGCGAAGGATGTATTGCTGGATGCGATCCGGAACTTCTCGGGGACGGTGCTGTTCGTGTCGCATGATCGCTACTTTATCGATGGGTTGGCGACGCGGGTGTTCGAGGTGGAGGACCGGCGCGTGCACATTTATCCGGGGAACTATGAGGATTATCTGTGGCGGAAGCAGGGTGGTCCGGAGAAGGTAACTGAATCGATTACAAATAGTACGGTATCTGTGACTGTTCCGGTTACATATACGGCTCCGGTGATGGTGGTTGCGGAAAAAGCTCCGGTGAAGCGACTGAATCCGATCAAGCTGAAGCAGTTGGAGGAGCGGCTGGGGTTTGTGGAAGGGGAGATTCCGCGGATGGAGTCTTTGATTGCGGCTGCGGAGGAGAGCCTGGGGCGGTTTGTTTCGGCGGAGGACTCGCAGCGGTTGGCTGCGGAGCTGGAAGGGTTGCGGGAGGGGCGCGCGAAGCTGCTGGTGGAGTGGGAGGAGTTGGCGGTGGCGCTGGAGGAGCAGGAGGCGGCTGTTTAG